From a single Agrobacterium tumefaciens genomic region:
- a CDS encoding 23S rRNA (adenine(2030)-N(6))-methyltransferase RlmJ, with protein sequence MNYRHIYHAGNFADVLKHAVLARLVRYLQNKDKAFRVLDTHAGIGLYDLTSEEAQKTGEWQTGIGKLVEADLPAPIAELLEPYLTAVKELNPEGGIQFYPGSPKLARMLFRPQDRLSAMELHPDDARALSRLFEGDYQARVTELDGWLSLGAHLPPKEKRGLILVDPPFELENEYQRLADGLNKAYRRFSTGTYCLWYPLKKGAPIKDFHERLQSFDIPKMLCAELSVKSDRLEGLSGSGLIIVNPPYTLKDELHTLLPFLKTVMAQDRYASHRAFWLRGEEKPEED encoded by the coding sequence ATGAACTACCGCCACATCTATCACGCCGGCAATTTCGCGGATGTTCTCAAACACGCGGTTCTCGCCCGCCTCGTGCGCTACCTGCAGAACAAGGACAAGGCGTTTCGGGTGCTGGACACCCATGCCGGCATAGGGCTTTACGATCTTACCTCGGAAGAGGCGCAGAAGACCGGCGAATGGCAGACCGGCATCGGCAAGCTGGTGGAAGCCGACCTGCCTGCCCCCATTGCCGAACTGCTGGAACCCTATCTCACCGCCGTGAAGGAACTCAATCCGGAGGGCGGCATTCAATTTTATCCCGGCTCGCCGAAACTCGCGCGCATGCTGTTTCGTCCGCAGGACCGGCTTTCGGCAATGGAACTGCACCCGGATGATGCACGTGCCCTGTCGCGCCTGTTCGAGGGCGACTATCAGGCGCGCGTCACCGAGCTGGATGGCTGGCTATCGCTCGGCGCACATCTTCCGCCTAAGGAAAAGCGAGGCCTCATCCTCGTCGACCCGCCATTCGAGCTTGAAAACGAATATCAGCGACTGGCCGATGGCCTCAACAAAGCCTATCGGCGTTTTTCCACCGGCACCTATTGCCTGTGGTATCCGCTGAAAAAAGGCGCGCCGATCAAGGATTTCCATGAAAGGCTGCAATCCTTCGACATTCCGAAAATGCTGTGCGCCGAGCTTTCCGTGAAAAGCGACCGGCTGGAGGGCCTGAGCGGTTCCGGCCTCATCATCGTCAACCCGCCCTATACGCTGAAGGATGAGCTGCACACGCTCCTGCCCTTCCTGAAAACGGTGATGGCGCAGGACCGCTACGCCTCTCACCGCGCCTTCTGGCTGCGTGGCGAGGAAAAGCCGGAGGAGGACTGA
- a CDS encoding SDR family oxidoreductase encodes MSKCRSAVKEDIQKTVLITGAARRLGRAIATDMAAHGFAIAVHANESMAQAEEFANEIRQNGGKAVAVQADLTQSAPTMALVEQASSALGPIGVVVNNASVFLDDSADKPDPAIFDTHFSVHVRAPSLIAAAFVEQLPVDKSGLIVNIIDQRVLALTPRFYSYTLSKSALWTATRTMAQSFAPRVRVNAIGPGPSFKSERQAPEDFQAQIDGLILKRGPEPDEFGRTIRFLYDTPSVTGQMIALDGGQHLGWETPDVAEIPE; translated from the coding sequence ATGAGCAAATGCAGGTCCGCCGTGAAAGAAGATATACAAAAGACAGTCTTGATAACCGGAGCCGCCCGAAGGCTTGGGCGGGCGATCGCCACCGATATGGCCGCCCATGGCTTTGCGATTGCCGTTCATGCCAATGAATCGATGGCGCAGGCGGAGGAATTCGCTAACGAAATAAGGCAAAATGGTGGCAAAGCCGTTGCCGTTCAGGCGGATTTGACACAATCTGCGCCAACCATGGCGCTTGTCGAACAGGCCTCTTCCGCCCTCGGTCCCATCGGCGTCGTGGTCAACAATGCCTCGGTTTTTCTGGACGACAGCGCGGATAAACCCGATCCGGCGATCTTTGATACGCATTTTTCCGTGCATGTGCGGGCACCGTCCCTCATCGCCGCTGCCTTTGTCGAGCAATTGCCTGTCGATAAATCCGGTCTGATCGTCAATATCATCGATCAGCGCGTGCTGGCGCTCACACCACGTTTCTATTCCTATACGCTTTCGAAATCCGCCCTCTGGACTGCGACACGAACGATGGCGCAGAGCTTTGCGCCGCGTGTGCGGGTGAACGCGATCGGGCCGGGTCCCTCCTTCAAAAGCGAAAGACAGGCGCCCGAGGACTTTCAGGCGCAGATCGACGGCCTTATATTAAAGCGTGGTCCTGAACCCGACGAGTTCGGGCGGACGATTCGCTTTCTTTATGATACGCCGTCGGTCACCGGACAAATGATCGCGCTCGACGGCGGCCAGCACCTTGGCTGGGAAACCCCTGACGTGGCGGAGATACCTGAATGA
- a CDS encoding glutathione S-transferase produces the protein MELLYSPASPYSAKVRMAARHLGIEITDVRVDASAEPATLMENNPLGKIPVLLLDDGGSVYDSVAIMHYLNRLSGGKLYPKKDGKRTEAEILEALCDGIMDCLLAIVYERRFRPEDKLHQPWIDKQWKKVVRGLDHLNANLPKTGKKLHGGHFALAAMIGYLDLRFAGEWAEGRDALSQWPETFGKRFEAYAEMKAAA, from the coding sequence ATGGAACTGCTTTATTCGCCCGCATCCCCCTATTCCGCCAAGGTGCGCATGGCCGCCCGCCATCTCGGCATCGAGATTACCGATGTGCGCGTCGACGCCAGCGCCGAGCCCGCCACGCTGATGGAGAATAATCCGCTCGGCAAAATCCCGGTCCTGCTGCTGGATGACGGCGGCTCGGTTTATGATAGCGTGGCGATCATGCATTATCTCAACCGTCTTTCCGGCGGCAAGCTGTACCCGAAAAAGGACGGCAAGCGCACGGAAGCGGAAATTCTGGAAGCGCTTTGCGACGGCATCATGGATTGCCTGTTGGCCATCGTTTACGAGCGCCGGTTTCGCCCGGAAGACAAGCTCCATCAGCCGTGGATCGACAAGCAGTGGAAAAAAGTGGTCCGGGGCCTCGATCATCTCAACGCGAACCTGCCCAAGACCGGCAAGAAGCTGCATGGCGGCCATTTCGCCCTGGCAGCGATGATCGGTTATCTCGACTTGCGTTTTGCCGGTGAATGGGCCGAAGGACGCGATGCGCTGTCACAATGGCCGGAGACTTTCGGCAAGCGCTTCGAAGCCTATGCGGAAATGAAGGCAGCCGCCTGA
- a CDS encoding NUDIX domain-containing protein, whose amino-acid sequence MDRSLKMAAAGEADRIRLVEKETVWKGFVHMQKLIFDQRMPDGKTIRIVREVHDHGSAAAILLYDKKRDSVVMVRQFRPAAFVNGDPSFMIEVPAGLLDDDNAADAIRREAMEESGYAVEKVDYLFDMYASPGTLTEKVSLFVAHIDLDVQAGHGGGLESEGEDLEVLTYGLDEAFAMIASGEITDSKTIILLQWAMLNRHSL is encoded by the coding sequence ATGGACCGTTCATTGAAAATGGCTGCTGCCGGCGAGGCGGACAGAATACGGCTGGTGGAAAAAGAGACGGTCTGGAAGGGCTTCGTGCATATGCAGAAGCTTATTTTCGACCAGCGCATGCCGGATGGCAAAACGATCCGCATCGTGCGCGAAGTGCACGACCACGGCAGCGCCGCCGCCATTCTGCTTTACGATAAAAAGCGCGACAGCGTGGTGATGGTGCGCCAGTTCCGCCCCGCCGCCTTCGTAAACGGCGATCCAAGCTTCATGATCGAAGTGCCGGCAGGCCTTCTCGATGACGACAATGCCGCCGACGCCATTCGCCGTGAGGCGATGGAGGAATCCGGCTACGCGGTCGAGAAGGTCGATTATCTCTTCGACATGTATGCCAGCCCCGGAACATTGACGGAAAAGGTCAGCCTTTTCGTTGCGCATATCGATCTCGACGTGCAGGCCGGTCACGGCGGCGGCCTGGAAAGCGAAGGCGAGGATCTGGAAGTTCTGACTTACGGTCTCGACGAAGCCTTTGCGATGATCGCGTCCGGTGAAATTACCGATTCCAAGACGATTATCCTGCTGCAATGGGCAATGCTCAACCGTCACAGCCTTTAA
- a CDS encoding outer membrane protein: MRIFVATLMASTMAAAGFSAAYAADAVNEVPQAPVSYDQPAPVKDWSGAYLGGTVNYDWGRFSSSNDGRDAKGFGGGLYGGYNMQSGQIVYGAEADVNLGDEKGSAGTVAGNAIEGKQGVNGSLRGRVGYDMNPFLLYGTAGLAVSDNKVRDATSKDSATALGYTVGAGVEAMVTDNITARLEYRYSDYQKKDYGLDSGAFSRGFDDHSVKAGIGVKF; encoded by the coding sequence ATGCGTATTTTCGTAGCAACCCTTATGGCTTCGACCATGGCAGCTGCCGGCTTTTCGGCTGCTTACGCCGCTGACGCCGTAAACGAAGTGCCGCAGGCACCGGTGTCCTACGACCAGCCCGCACCGGTCAAGGATTGGTCCGGCGCTTACCTCGGTGGTACGGTCAACTATGACTGGGGCCGTTTCAGCTCCAGCAATGACGGCCGTGATGCCAAGGGCTTCGGCGGCGGCCTCTACGGTGGTTACAACATGCAGAGCGGCCAGATCGTTTACGGTGCTGAAGCAGACGTGAACCTGGGCGACGAGAAGGGCTCCGCCGGTACGGTTGCCGGCAATGCCATCGAAGGCAAGCAGGGCGTCAACGGCTCGCTGCGTGGCCGCGTTGGTTACGACATGAACCCGTTCCTGCTCTATGGTACGGCCGGTCTTGCTGTCTCCGACAACAAGGTGCGTGACGCGACCTCCAAGGACAGCGCTACCGCCCTCGGTTATACCGTTGGTGCCGGTGTTGAAGCCATGGTGACCGACAACATCACCGCCCGTCTGGAATATCGCTACAGCGACTACCAGAAGAAGGACTACGGTCTCGACTCAGGCGCATTCTCGCGCGGTTTCGACGATCACTCCGTCAAGGCCGGTATCGGCGTCAAGTTCTGA
- a CDS encoding lysylphosphatidylglycerol synthase domain-containing protein: MRFKKYIWPVVGLATIGFSAWLLYHELRGLSLDDLWESFMAIRVRDWVCSGMATLLAYAALAGYDRIALQHLGRKVNWLFITLTSFTTYALSHNVGASVFSGAVVRYRAYTSKGLSAAEVGVLVGLCSFTFIIGTIMLIGMVLLYEPDITERFTGILPVEASTTTGILLLVIVGLYVLGSLLKLKPLKIRSFFLPYPAPKLVAQQLVIGPIELIGAAGIIYFALPEAGNPGFMIILGIFLISFSAALISHAPGGLGVLELVFVTGLPDMNPADVIAALLVFRLFYLIIPFIMALFVILFFERSQLAQAQKREGLR; encoded by the coding sequence ATGAGATTTAAGAAATATATCTGGCCTGTCGTTGGTCTGGCGACGATCGGGTTTTCAGCCTGGCTGCTTTATCATGAGCTGCGCGGTCTTTCGCTCGATGATCTCTGGGAAAGCTTCATGGCCATCCGTGTGCGAGACTGGGTGTGCTCCGGCATGGCCACGCTGCTGGCCTATGCCGCGCTTGCCGGCTACGACCGCATTGCGCTCCAGCATCTCGGTCGCAAGGTGAACTGGCTCTTCATCACGCTCACCTCCTTCACCACCTATGCGCTTTCCCACAATGTCGGCGCCTCGGTGTTTTCCGGCGCCGTGGTGCGCTACCGCGCCTACACGTCCAAGGGCTTGAGCGCTGCCGAGGTCGGCGTTCTCGTTGGCCTTTGCTCCTTCACCTTCATCATCGGAACCATCATGCTCATCGGCATGGTGCTGCTTTACGAGCCTGACATCACCGAACGCTTCACCGGCATTCTTCCCGTTGAGGCCTCCACAACAACAGGCATCCTGCTGCTTGTTATCGTCGGCCTTTACGTGCTTGGCAGTCTCCTGAAGTTGAAACCGCTGAAAATCCGCTCGTTTTTCCTGCCCTATCCGGCACCGAAACTGGTGGCGCAACAGCTGGTCATCGGTCCGATCGAGCTGATCGGGGCCGCGGGGATCATCTATTTCGCCCTGCCGGAGGCCGGAAATCCAGGTTTCATGATTATCCTCGGGATCTTCCTGATTTCCTTTTCGGCGGCGCTGATTTCCCATGCGCCGGGCGGGCTTGGCGTGCTGGAACTGGTCTTCGTCACCGGTCTGCCGGATATGAACCCGGCAGACGTGATCGCGGCGCTGCTGGTTTTCCGGCTGTTCTACCTCATCATCCCGTTCATCATGGCGCTGTTCGTGATCCTGTTTTTCGAGCGATCACAGCTTGCGCAGGCGCAGAAGCGGGAAGGGCTGAGGTAA
- a CDS encoding NUDIX domain-containing protein, which produces MSKFDNVKIEILKDETLSKNWYHLRNITYDYTNSKGETKVIRREAYDRGNGATILLYDPRRETVVLVRQFRVPTYVNGYHGWLLEAPAGLLDGDDPAEAIRREVMEETGYVVKDVRFLFKSFMSPGSVTEILHFFAAIIDSSDRVEEGGGAAHEDEDIEVLEFSLADAMKMIETGDICDGKTIMLLQWAALNKVSLSI; this is translated from the coding sequence ATGAGCAAGTTCGACAATGTGAAGATTGAAATTCTGAAAGACGAGACTCTCTCGAAGAACTGGTATCATCTCCGCAACATCACCTATGATTACACCAATTCGAAGGGTGAAACGAAAGTCATCCGGCGCGAGGCCTATGATCGCGGCAATGGCGCGACCATCCTGCTTTACGATCCGCGCCGCGAGACGGTGGTGCTGGTGCGGCAGTTTCGCGTACCAACCTATGTGAACGGCTATCACGGCTGGCTTCTGGAGGCGCCCGCCGGCCTGCTGGATGGTGACGACCCGGCCGAGGCCATTCGCCGCGAAGTCATGGAAGAAACCGGATATGTCGTGAAAGACGTGCGGTTTCTGTTCAAGTCCTTCATGTCGCCCGGTTCCGTAACCGAAATTCTGCACTTTTTTGCCGCCATCATCGATTCATCGGATCGGGTGGAGGAGGGCGGCGGTGCCGCACACGAGGACGAGGACATCGAGGTTCTGGAGTTTTCACTGGCGGATGCGATGAAAATGATAGAAACCGGCGATATCTGCGATGGAAAGACGATCATGCTGCTGCAATGGGCGGCCCTGAACAAAGTGTCCCTCTCCATCTGA
- a CDS encoding molybdopterin-containing oxidoreductase family protein produces MNILDGRHFGLLAASLMQYTKAMNVATPISAEKATNKTEARVGHTVCPHDCPSACALEVDINAEGRIGRVRGANSNTYTAGVICAKVARYSERIYHPGRLLTPKRRKGAKGAGDWQEISWEAALDEVADAFVKAEARHGAEAIWPYFYAGTMGQVQRDSIERLRHAKKYSGFFGSICTNMAWTGYVMGTGALRGPDPREIGKADVVVIWGTNAVATQVNVMTHAVKARKERGAKIVVVDIYDNPTMKQADMRIVVRPGTDAALACAIMHIAFRDGYADRDYMARFADDPAGLEAHLKTKTPQWASEITGLSVDEIEDFARLVGTTKKTFFRLGYGFARQRNGAVAMHAALSIATVLGSWQYEGGGAFHNNGDIFRLNKAELMGTAYADPDVRQLDQSQIGPVLTGDANALRHGGPVTALLIQNTNPVNVAPEQRLVKQGFLRDDLFVAVHEQFMTETADMADIVLPATMFLEHDDIYRAGGQNHILLGPKLVEPPETVRTNLFVIEELAKRLGVDHMPGFGLSARDHVDRMLKVSGWGDFDTLAEEKWIDAQPSFEVAHYLEGFGYGDGKFRFSPDWATGPSPNKPPKNIGVMGPVSEFPKFPDQVDVIEVADADHPFRLATSPARNFLNSTFAETKTSVQKEGRPELMICADDAAGRGIADGDIVRIGNARGEVRLHAKIVEGARSGVLIAEGLWPNKAHLDGEGINVLTGADAVAPYGGAAFHDNKVWLRKD; encoded by the coding sequence ATGAATATTCTTGATGGACGTCACTTCGGCCTTTTGGCCGCATCATTGATGCAATATACAAAAGCCATGAACGTTGCGACCCCGATTTCCGCTGAAAAAGCCACCAACAAGACCGAAGCCCGTGTTGGCCACACCGTCTGTCCGCATGACTGTCCGAGCGCCTGCGCGCTGGAGGTCGATATCAATGCGGAAGGCCGCATCGGCCGCGTGCGCGGCGCCAATAGCAATACATACACCGCCGGCGTGATCTGCGCCAAGGTGGCGCGGTATTCCGAGCGCATCTACCATCCCGGCCGTTTGCTGACCCCGAAGCGCCGCAAGGGCGCCAAAGGAGCCGGCGACTGGCAGGAGATTTCCTGGGAAGCCGCGCTGGACGAGGTGGCGGATGCTTTCGTCAAGGCGGAAGCCCGGCATGGCGCAGAGGCCATCTGGCCGTATTTCTACGCCGGAACCATGGGGCAGGTGCAGCGCGATTCCATCGAACGGCTGCGCCACGCCAAGAAATATTCCGGCTTCTTCGGATCGATCTGCACCAACATGGCCTGGACGGGTTACGTGATGGGCACCGGTGCGCTGCGTGGCCCCGATCCGCGCGAGATTGGCAAGGCCGATGTCGTCGTCATCTGGGGCACCAATGCGGTGGCCACGCAGGTCAATGTCATGACCCATGCGGTGAAGGCCCGTAAGGAACGTGGCGCGAAGATCGTTGTCGTCGACATTTACGACAATCCGACGATGAAGCAGGCGGATATGCGCATCGTTGTTCGCCCGGGCACGGATGCAGCGCTCGCCTGCGCCATCATGCACATTGCCTTTCGCGATGGTTATGCCGACCGCGATTATATGGCGCGCTTTGCCGACGATCCGGCAGGACTGGAAGCGCATCTAAAGACGAAGACGCCGCAATGGGCGTCGGAGATTACAGGCCTTTCCGTCGACGAGATCGAGGATTTCGCAAGGCTTGTCGGCACGACGAAAAAGACGTTCTTCCGGCTGGGTTACGGTTTTGCCCGCCAGCGCAATGGCGCGGTCGCCATGCACGCGGCCCTGTCGATCGCCACCGTGCTCGGCTCCTGGCAATATGAGGGCGGCGGGGCGTTCCACAATAACGGCGATATTTTCAGGCTCAACAAGGCGGAACTGATGGGCACGGCCTATGCCGACCCCGATGTGCGCCAGCTCGACCAGTCGCAGATCGGCCCCGTGCTGACGGGCGATGCCAATGCGCTGCGCCACGGCGGCCCGGTGACGGCGCTGCTCATCCAGAACACCAATCCCGTCAATGTCGCGCCCGAACAACGGCTGGTAAAGCAGGGTTTCCTGCGCGACGATCTTTTCGTCGCCGTGCATGAGCAGTTCATGACCGAGACGGCCGATATGGCCGATATCGTGCTGCCGGCCACCATGTTCCTCGAACATGACGATATCTACCGCGCCGGCGGCCAGAACCATATTCTGCTTGGGCCCAAACTTGTGGAGCCGCCGGAAACGGTGCGCACCAATCTTTTCGTCATCGAGGAACTGGCGAAACGCCTCGGCGTCGATCATATGCCGGGTTTCGGCCTTTCGGCCCGTGACCATGTCGACCGCATGCTGAAAGTCAGCGGTTGGGGTGATTTCGACACGCTGGCGGAGGAGAAGTGGATCGATGCGCAGCCGTCTTTCGAGGTGGCGCATTATCTCGAGGGCTTTGGTTATGGCGACGGAAAGTTCCGGTTCAGCCCGGACTGGGCAACGGGGCCGTCTCCGAACAAACCGCCGAAAAATATCGGCGTCATGGGGCCGGTATCGGAGTTTCCGAAATTCCCGGATCAGGTGGATGTCATCGAGGTTGCCGACGCGGATCATCCCTTCCGACTGGCGACATCGCCGGCGCGTAATTTCCTGAACTCCACCTTCGCGGAAACCAAAACCTCCGTACAGAAGGAAGGCCGCCCGGAATTGATGATCTGTGCCGACGATGCCGCCGGTCGCGGTATCGCCGATGGCGACATCGTCCGCATTGGCAATGCACGCGGCGAAGTACGCCTCCATGCGAAGATTGTTGAGGGCGCCAGGTCAGGCGTGCTGATTGCCGAAGGGTTGTGGCCCAACAAGGCGCATCTGGATGGCGAGGGCATCAATGTTCTCACCGGCGCCGATGCCGTTGCCCCCTATGGTGGCGCGGCTTTCCATGACAACAAGGTTTGGCTGCGCAAAGACTGA
- a CDS encoding ribonuclease T2 family protein, translating to MKRYAGFIAFGLLSLAALWFSQEKPASNNSSNGWTMYPPSQPAGHSQPETSRRDTVTNPAPRGTGFDFYVLSLSWSPAFCASSEGSGNRQQCGSDRRYGFVVHGLWPQNENGYPEFCKSGEPDRVPDAIGRTMFDIMPSMGLIGHQWRKHGSCSGLSQKDYFSVTRAAFEAVTLPGKIASGAQAATLSADAIETAFTDANPGLSKRGISISCDGKRLEEVRICLNRDMTFRDCPELDRKGCRAGSTEIIPIR from the coding sequence ATGAAGCGTTATGCCGGTTTCATCGCCTTCGGTCTTCTGTCGCTTGCGGCCCTTTGGTTCTCGCAGGAAAAACCCGCCTCAAACAATTCCTCGAATGGCTGGACCATGTATCCCCCGTCGCAACCCGCCGGGCACTCCCAGCCCGAAACTTCCCGGCGTGACACGGTCACCAACCCTGCCCCTCGCGGCACGGGTTTTGATTTTTACGTGCTGTCATTATCCTGGTCGCCGGCATTCTGCGCCAGTTCGGAAGGTTCCGGCAATCGCCAGCAATGCGGCAGCGACAGGCGTTACGGCTTCGTCGTGCATGGGCTCTGGCCGCAAAATGAAAACGGCTATCCCGAATTCTGCAAAAGCGGCGAACCGGACCGTGTGCCTGACGCCATCGGCCGTACCATGTTCGACATCATGCCCTCCATGGGGCTGATCGGCCACCAGTGGCGCAAACACGGCTCCTGTTCCGGCCTGTCGCAGAAAGATTATTTTTCAGTGACGCGGGCGGCCTTTGAAGCCGTGACGCTGCCGGGCAAGATCGCCTCGGGCGCGCAAGCCGCCACCCTTTCCGCCGACGCCATCGAAACCGCCTTCACCGACGCCAATCCCGGCCTGTCGAAACGCGGCATCTCGATCAGCTGTGATGGAAAGCGCCTGGAAGAGGTACGGATCTGCCTCAACAGGGACATGACATTCCGCGACTGCCCCGAGCTTGACCGCAAAGGCTGCCGCGCCGGCTCCACCGAAATCATCCCGATACGCTAA
- the uvrC gene encoding excinuclease ABC subunit UvrC encodes MNGKKLPDGGILFDETDDEDDDASLAATEAAEAARDAVGMDWNAGWKNESGLKGMDLIGEFVKHLPNSPGVYRMFNEAGDVLYVGKARSLKKRVGNYAQGRVHSNRIAQMVRFTAHMEFVTTRTETEALLLEANLIKRLRPRFNVLLRDDKSFPYILITADNRAPAIFKHRGARARKGDYFGPFASAGAVGRTINSLQRAFLIRTCTDSVFETRTRPCLLYQIKRCSGPCTHEISDQGYAELVKEAKDFLSGKSQSVKTAIARQMNEAAEDLDFERAAVYRDRLAALSHVQSHQGINPAGIEEADVFAIHHEGGISCIQVFFFRTGQNWGNRAYFPKADPSLPGSEILNAFLAQFYDDKPVPKQILLSETVEEQELLAAALGEKAGHKVTISVPQRGEKKDITDHVLANAREAHGRKLAETSSQARLLKGFAETFSLPYVPRRIEIYDNSHIMGTNAVGGMVVAGPEGFLKNQYRKFNIKSTDITPGDDFGMMREVMTRRFSRLLKEEGKPDRERTPTPEEAADMPFPTWPDVILIDGGQGQMTAVRAILDELDIRDCVTAIGVAKGVDRDAGRERFFADGRSDFSLPPRDPVLYFIQRMRDEAHRFAIGSHRARRKKEMIRNPLDEISGIGPGRKRSLLQHFGTAKAVSRAGLNDLMAVTGISEAVARQIYNHFHESGGD; translated from the coding sequence ATGAACGGAAAGAAGCTGCCTGATGGCGGTATTCTCTTCGATGAAACCGACGACGAAGACGACGATGCAAGCCTTGCCGCGACAGAAGCGGCGGAGGCTGCGCGCGACGCCGTGGGCATGGACTGGAATGCGGGCTGGAAGAACGAATCCGGCCTGAAGGGCATGGACCTCATCGGCGAATTCGTCAAACACCTGCCCAACTCGCCGGGCGTCTATCGCATGTTCAACGAGGCCGGTGACGTTCTTTACGTCGGCAAGGCGCGCTCGCTGAAGAAGCGTGTGGGCAACTATGCCCAGGGCCGCGTGCATTCCAACCGCATCGCCCAGATGGTGCGTTTCACCGCCCATATGGAGTTCGTCACCACCCGCACGGAGACAGAGGCGCTTCTGCTCGAAGCCAACCTCATCAAGCGCTTGCGGCCGCGCTTTAATGTGCTTTTGCGTGACGACAAATCGTTTCCCTATATTCTCATCACCGCCGACAATCGCGCCCCGGCGATCTTCAAGCACCGGGGTGCGCGGGCGCGCAAGGGCGATTATTTCGGACCCTTTGCGTCGGCCGGCGCCGTGGGGCGCACAATCAATTCGCTGCAGCGCGCCTTTCTGATCCGCACCTGCACCGACAGCGTTTTCGAGACCCGCACGCGTCCCTGTCTTCTCTACCAGATCAAGCGCTGTTCCGGCCCCTGCACGCATGAGATCAGCGATCAGGGGTATGCGGAACTCGTCAAGGAAGCCAAGGATTTCCTGTCCGGCAAGAGCCAGAGCGTCAAGACCGCCATTGCGCGGCAGATGAACGAGGCGGCCGAGGATCTCGATTTCGAGCGCGCCGCCGTCTATCGCGACCGGCTGGCGGCGCTTTCACATGTCCAGAGCCACCAGGGCATCAATCCGGCCGGCATTGAGGAAGCGGATGTCTTCGCCATTCATCACGAAGGCGGCATTTCCTGCATTCAGGTGTTCTTTTTCCGCACCGGCCAGAACTGGGGCAACCGCGCCTATTTCCCCAAGGCCGACCCCTCCCTGCCCGGCTCGGAAATCCTCAACGCGTTCCTTGCGCAGTTTTACGACGACAAGCCGGTGCCGAAACAGATCCTGCTTTCCGAAACCGTGGAGGAGCAGGAGTTGCTGGCCGCAGCACTCGGCGAAAAAGCCGGCCACAAGGTCACGATCAGCGTGCCGCAGCGCGGCGAGAAGAAGGACATTACCGACCATGTTCTTGCCAATGCCCGCGAGGCGCATGGCCGCAAGCTGGCGGAAACCTCTTCGCAGGCACGGCTGCTGAAAGGTTTCGCAGAAACCTTCAGCCTTCCCTATGTGCCACGCCGCATCGAGATCTACGATAACTCACACATCATGGGCACCAATGCCGTGGGCGGCATGGTGGTGGCGGGACCGGAAGGTTTCTTGAAGAACCAGTATCGCAAGTTCAACATCAAATCGACCGACATCACCCCGGGTGACGACTTCGGCATGATGCGCGAGGTGATGACCCGCCGTTTCTCACGCCTGCTGAAGGAAGAAGGAAAGCCCGACCGCGAGCGGACCCCAACACCGGAGGAAGCCGCCGACATGCCCTTCCCCACCTGGCCGGACGTGATCCTGATCGATGGCGGCCAGGGACAGATGACAGCGGTGCGCGCCATCCTCGATGAACTCGACATTCGTGACTGTGTGACCGCCATCGGCGTTGCCAAGGGTGTGGACCGCGATGCCGGCCGCGAACGCTTTTTCGCGGATGGACGCAGCGATTTTTCCCTGCCGCCGCGCGATCCCGTGCTCTATTTCATCCAGCGCATGCGCGATGAAGCCCACCGTTTCGCCATCGGCTCACACCGGGCGCGGCGCAAGAAGGAAATGATACGCAATCCGCTCGATGAAATCTCGGGCATTGGTCCCGGTCGCAAGCGCTCCCTGCTGCAGCATTTCGGCACGGCGAAGGCGGTTTCGCGCGCCGGCCTCAATGATCTGATGGCCGTCACCGGCATTTCCGAGGCGGTGGCGCGGCAAATCTACAATCACTTCCACGAGAGCGGCGGCGATTGA